The stretch of DNA AAACGGCAGATCGTCCGGCGCGTCCCCCTTGGCCAGGAGCAAGACGCGAAACCGCTCGCCCATGCCCCCGCCGAGCACCAGATGGCGAATGGCGCGGTTTTGCCGCGCAGCGGGGCTGAAGGGATCGGTGCCGGGGTCCTCGAGATGCTTCAGAATGCCGCAAGCGAGAAGAAACGCGCCTTGCGTTCCGTACCACACGGGGCGCCAGCCGGCCTCGGCTCCCCATTCCATGATGTCGGAGAAATCGACGTCGGCGGTTAGATCCTGCTCTCCGGGGCGCGCCAAGACCTCCTCCGTCACCGCATGGCGGCAGTAGGCGCGCAGCGTCCCGCGCATCCGCTCGGGCGTGATCCGCTCCGTCGTCGTCCCCCCGTAGTCCATGAGCAGCCAGTACCCGCGCGTGACGCCTTCCCCCCACGCGCGAAGCGCCGCGCGCGCCGACGCATGCACCTCGACCCGCTGCCCCTCGGCCACGTCACGCCCCGCCGCGCGCAGCCGCGCGCGAATCCGCTCCCAATGGGCCAGCGCCTCCGCTTCCGTGCACGGACGCCACACCTCGACAAACCGCGCGCCGTCCCAGCCCACGTGCAGCTCCTCGACCGTTCCGCCGACCTGCCGCAGCACGCGCACCGGAAGGGCATCGAGCACTTCGTTGGCCACGAGCACGGCCTTCCCCTCGCGGCCGACAAGGTCGGCCACCGCGTCCCCCCACCGAACCCGCCCGCGATGGGACGCGAGCGCCTCGGCCTGGGCGCGGCGGAGGGCAGGACTCCGCTCTACGATGCCGTACAGCGCGTCGGCGTAGGCCTCGGGATGCTCCGCCTGCAGCGCGTCTAGGACGCTCTTGGCCAGGGCCCCGGTGCCGGCCCCGATTTCGATGAGCGGGGCCCCGCCCAGTGCATCGCGCATCGCTCGCAGCGCGTGGGCCAGGGCCTTCCCGAACACCGGATGGGCTGCCGGCGCGGTGTAAAAATCGCCGGTGCGGCCGATCTTCTCTCCGGCGCGCATGTAGTAGCCGTCCTGCGCGTCGTAGAGGCACGCCTCCATAAAGGCCGCAAAGGAAAGGGGCCCGCCCTCACGGATGCGGGCCGCC from Calditerricola satsumensis encodes:
- a CDS encoding class I SAM-dependent methyltransferase; translation: MKDVELATRLAARIREGGPLSFAAFMEACLYDAQDGYYMRAGEKIGRTGDFYTAPAAHPVFGKALAHALRAMRDALGGAPLIEIGAGTGALAKSVLDALQAEHPEAYADALYGIVERSPALRRAQAEALASHRGRVRWGDAVADLVGREGKAVLVANEVLDALPVRVLRQVGGTVEELHVGWDGARFVEVWRPCTEAEALAHWERIRARLRAAGRDVAEGQRVEVHASARAALRAWGEGVTRGYWLLMDYGGTTTERITPERMRGTLRAYCRHAVTEEVLARPGEQDLTADVDFSDIMEWGAEAGWRPVWYGTQGAFLLACGILKHLEDPGTDPFSPAARQNRAIRHLVLGGGMGERFRVLLLAKGDAPDDLPFLSGMKKRGVG